The genome window CTGGCTTCTCTCCTGAAAACATAAGGAAAATGAAGCAGTTTGCAAAACTTATAATGATTTAACAAAACTCGCGCCATTAGTACGAGAAATAGATCACTAAAGTGGTTTAAAAATTAAATAGTAAAAGACAAACATAATAATCAACCATTATGAGCACAACCACATCCTATCTTGAAAGCGTAAAAAAGCAGTTTCTCTACTATAAAATGCTCGGAGAAAAAGCGATGGAACAATTGGAACCGGAACAATTATTTGTGTCCGTAAACGAAGACACGAACAGCATTGCCGTGATAGTAAAGCACCTTGCTGGAAACATGCTGTCGCGCTGGACAGATTTCCTAACCACTGATGGCGAAAAGGAAACCAGAAATCGTGATGGCGAATTTGAAAATGATTTACAGACAAAAGAGCAAGTACTGACTGAGTGGAATACTGGATGGGACTGCTTTTTAGGAGCATTGGACAGTTTACAGCCCGAACAGCTTTCGGAAATTATCTATATCCGAAATGAAGGACATACTGTTATTGAAGCCATCAATAGACAGCTGGCGCATTATCCGTATCATATCGGGCAGATTGTTTTTTATGCCAAACAGCTTAAAAAAGACGAATGGAACAGTCTTTCGATTCCTAAAAACAAATCAGCTAATTACAATGCTGATAAATTTGCTCAGGAAAAATCAATCAAAAATTTTACTGAAGAAGAATTTAGACGAATGAAATAATATAAAAGCTTTATGCAATAAGCCATAGGCATTGTCACTGCCTAAAGCCTATGGCTTATTGCTTAAAGCTAATTAAAATATCAAAACTAACTAAATGAAAAAATTAATCTTACTCTTTCCCTTGCTCTCACTATTGTCCTGTTATGATGTGGAGCGCAACTGTAAAGATTTCAAGAATGGAAAATTTAAATTTGAATACGAAATTGACGGCGTAAAAAAAACAACGATGTTTGAGCGCAATGATAGTATTGAAATTGAGACTTTTGAAGGTAAAACAGATACTTCTACCGTTCGCTGGGTGAATGACTGCGAATACATTTTACAGAAGAAACACCCGAAAAACAAGGCTGAAGAGAAAGCGATCAGCATGAAAATTTTGACTACCTCAAAAAATTCCTATACCTTTGAATTTGGAATGGTAGGATCCAATTCGAAACAAAAAGGAACTGTTGTTAAGATTGCAGATTAGAGAATCTAGAATAACAGAATTCAGAAAGCAGATAAACAATTGGATAAATCACAAGCAGCAAATCACAAACAATAAACTATAAATCATAAACAAACTAACAACGCATGGAAGTATTTTTGAATCCAGATGCATGGATTGCCCTATTAACATTGACTTTTTTGGAAATTGTTTTAGGAATCGATAACATTATTTTTATCTCAATTGCTACTGGAAAATTAGCTATAGAAGACCGTAAGAAAGCAACCAAAGTAGGTATGTTTTTAGCAATGTTTATGCGTATTGCATTGTTGTTTGGAATTAATTTCCTTACCCAAATGAAGAAACCCTGGTTCACGATTGACTGGAGCTGGCTTCATGCGGGCGTTACGGGGCAAAGTCTCATTTTGTTATTTGGAGGATTGTTTCTGATATATAAAAGCACCAATGAAATCCGCGAAAAAGTAGACGAAAAAGGACACGAAGAAA of Flavobacterium marginilacus contains these proteins:
- a CDS encoding DUF1572 family protein produces the protein MSTTTSYLESVKKQFLYYKMLGEKAMEQLEPEQLFVSVNEDTNSIAVIVKHLAGNMLSRWTDFLTTDGEKETRNRDGEFENDLQTKEQVLTEWNTGWDCFLGALDSLQPEQLSEIIYIRNEGHTVIEAINRQLAHYPYHIGQIVFYAKQLKKDEWNSLSIPKNKSANYNADKFAQEKSIKNFTEEEFRRMK
- a CDS encoding DNA topoisomerase IV, whose product is MKKLILLFPLLSLLSCYDVERNCKDFKNGKFKFEYEIDGVKKTTMFERNDSIEIETFEGKTDTSTVRWVNDCEYILQKKHPKNKAEEKAISMKILTTSKNSYTFEFGMVGSNSKQKGTVVKIAD